A stretch of DNA from Gottschalkia acidurici 9a:
TTGTAGATAGAAAAATAGAAATAGAGTCTGTATTTAACAGAGAGTTTTTTAAAGTAGGATATATACTAAGTTGATCAATAGTTTAAAAATAATAAAGATAAATATTAAAAGTTTAAACTATTAGATTTGAAAGGGGAATTTAAGTTGGCTCAAAATAACACCGCGTTACAAACATATAAAATAAAAAGTAAGTTATCTAAGAAGTTTTTTAGAAAATATACTTTACTGAATAGATTATTGCCAGCCATACTGACTCCTTTAGTAATATTAATAGCATGGGAAATAGCTGTAAAATTGGGATATGTAAAAGTAATAATATTACCTTCGCCTTCTAGTATTTTTAATACACTTATAGCTATGATAAAATCTGGTGAACTTACAAGGCATCTCAGAATAAGTTTATTTAGAGTTTTAGAGGGATTTCTAATTGGATCGATATTAGGGCTAATATTTGGAATAGTTATAGCATTGTTTAAGAAGGTAGAGGAAGCATTAAGCTTTACAATAAGTTTTTTAAGGCCAATTCCAATTATTGCTTGGATACCCGTCCTGATACTTTGGATGGGAATTGATGAAGGTTCTAAAATTGCTGTGATTGCAATAGGTAGCTTCTGGCCAGTA
This window harbors:
- a CDS encoding ABC transporter permease; protein product: MAQNNTALQTYKIKSKLSKKFFRKYTLLNRLLPAILTPLVILIAWEIAVKLGYVKVIILPSPSSIFNTLIAMIKSGELTRHLRISLFRVLEGFLIGSILGLIFGIVIALFKKVEEALSFTISFLRPIPIIAWIPVLILWMGIDEGSKIAVIAIGSFWPVLINTIDGIKSVDKKYLQVAIVLEKSKINTLFKVVLPSALPSIFTGIRVGIGIAWMCVVAAELVAAESGIGYQIMYSREIMQPNQMFAGVFSIGLVGFLIEKIIGHIESKILKWNVNIKS